The Marinitoga hydrogenitolerans DSM 16785 genome includes the window TTTTACTGAAAAAATTAATAACGGTAACGCTATTAAAATAAGTAGAATAAATCGGTTTCTCATCACTTTCCTCCCAATAATTCAACTATTTTTTCTGCTATTTCATAATTTGGCAAAACAAAATCTGCATAATTTTCTTCAACTACTGCTTTTGGCATGCCATAAACCACACAAGTTTTTTGTGATTCTGCTATTATTTTCCCACCATAATGCTTAATTTTAAAAGCACCTTTTGCACCATCTTTTCCCATTCCAGTTAAAATTGCTGCTATTATATTAGACTTATATATTTCCGCGGCTTTGTCAAAAGTAAAATCTGCTGCTGGTCTAACATTATTTATTTTATCTGAAGAATCTAAAAATGTATATACCTTTAAACCATTCGCTTTCAAACCTAAATGATAATTACCTGGAGCTATATAAACAGTATTCGGTTTTAATTCTTCATTATCCTCTGCTTCTTTTACTGTTAATTCAGATACTTTATCTAATCTATTTGCTAGAGACTTTGTAAAACCTGCTGGCATGTGTTGAACAACCACGACAGGTACATTAATTCCTTTTGGTAAATTAGGTATAATAGTATCTAATGATCTTGGACCACCTGTCGAAGAAGCTATTAAAACTATTTTTTGCCCTCTTAAACTCAAACTAATTCTTGGTTTTTTTACTTTGATTGTTTTTCTCATCAACTTTGTTGGATCTACTTTCGCTGCGTTTCTTATCTTTTCTAATAATTCATCTCCAACACTTCTAAATGTCCAGGAAACACTACCCGCAGGTTTTTGTATAAAATCAACTGCACCATTTTCTAAAGCTTCTATAGTTATCTCAGAATCTTTAGATGTTAAACTGCTCACCATAATAATTGGTGTGGGGTTTTTTTTCATTATTAATTTTACCGCTTCAAGCCCGTTTAATTCCGGCATTTCAACATCCATTGTTATTACATCGGGTTTAAGAGATAAAGCCTTTTCTACACCTTCAAGTCCAGTCTTGGCTATTCCCACAACCTTCATATCAGATTGTTTCTCTATTATATCTTTTAAAACCATTCTCATAAATCCCGAGTCATCAACAATTAAAACCTTTATTATCTTATCGGTCATCTCTCTCCCGTTACCAAAGACTTACTAAAACCAATAAATACATATAAGGTTTTATGCTTTTTCCTGCTTCGCAGCGTCCGGTTTTGCCAAAGCTACTCCCGTTTGGTATAACGCTCCACAGGCCTAAATTCGGGGGTAACTCGCCCTACTTTGTTTTTTAAGCTAAGGCATAATCCCTCAAA containing:
- a CDS encoding protein-glutamate methylesterase/protein-glutamine glutaminase produces the protein MTDKIIKVLIVDDSGFMRMVLKDIIEKQSDMKVVGIAKTGLEGVEKALSLKPDVITMDVEMPELNGLEAVKLIMKKNPTPIIMVSSLTSKDSEITIEALENGAVDFIQKPAGSVSWTFRSVGDELLEKIRNAAKVDPTKLMRKTIKVKKPRISLSLRGQKIVLIASSTGGPRSLDTIIPNLPKGINVPVVVVQHMPAGFTKSLANRLDKVSELTVKEAEDNEELKPNTVYIAPGNYHLGLKANGLKVYTFLDSSDKINNVRPAADFTFDKAAEIYKSNIIAAILTGMGKDGAKGAFKIKHYGGKIIAESQKTCVVYGMPKAVVEENYADFVLPNYEIAEKIVELLGGK